A single region of the Leisingera thetidis genome encodes:
- a CDS encoding oligosaccharide repeat unit polymerase, protein MTHCTLRIISPVSLVVLIWAVTLVIGLLPLAFPDSMELALYFIRRQNALSGGIAEAITPLASLWLLLMLLVFVLGSKLAAVSLPARPRAFDLRTDFDQAARATFAINLAIVAIVLLWVLLTARQLGGFRALVIMVQLDVLEAREQLLGNKLFTGMRLLYGALPSTGTLAAALLAANSRAGGMSRTARRLCLFTLMLDLALLTVLPIVMSQRLLLVLLIMGAYFSACMVHRRLVGVQYIPLGIGLFLTTWTLREALSNASIDASATAIGLQKLVFYFTNDLMNSFLPLNQGPESEHSYGYFSFRFLLFFTQTDGFFQNLLADKLERINTVRGGGTWSIFVMPYVDFGAVGAAVYVAALGALSRFVFHKGAESVFWAAAYSHFAAAFALSTHTTYFANANFTAILLFTWLIAGWTKRKPSPQAPRRGSHFKFSQPGS, encoded by the coding sequence ATGACACATTGCACGCTCCGCATCATCTCGCCTGTGTCCCTGGTGGTCTTGATCTGGGCGGTTACGCTTGTCATAGGGCTGCTGCCCCTGGCGTTTCCCGACAGCATGGAGCTGGCGCTCTATTTCATCCGCCGCCAGAACGCCCTGTCCGGAGGCATCGCCGAAGCGATTACCCCGCTCGCCTCGCTCTGGCTTCTGCTCATGCTGCTGGTTTTCGTGCTGGGCAGCAAGCTTGCCGCGGTCTCACTGCCGGCCCGGCCCAGGGCATTTGACCTGCGCACGGACTTCGACCAGGCGGCCCGGGCCACTTTTGCCATCAATCTTGCCATCGTCGCCATTGTCCTGCTCTGGGTTCTTCTGACAGCGCGGCAGCTGGGCGGTTTCAGGGCGCTTGTCATCATGGTGCAGCTCGACGTTCTGGAGGCACGCGAACAGCTGCTTGGCAACAAGCTCTTCACCGGGATGCGGCTGCTGTACGGTGCCCTGCCCAGCACCGGGACACTGGCCGCCGCGCTGCTGGCGGCCAACTCCAGGGCTGGCGGGATGTCTCGGACGGCCCGCCGCCTGTGCCTGTTCACCCTGATGCTTGACCTGGCTCTGCTGACGGTCCTGCCCATAGTGATGTCGCAGCGCCTGCTGCTGGTGCTGCTGATCATGGGGGCCTATTTTTCGGCCTGCATGGTGCACCGGCGGCTGGTTGGCGTGCAGTACATTCCGCTTGGAATCGGGCTGTTCCTGACCACTTGGACGCTGCGCGAAGCGCTCTCCAATGCATCCATCGACGCCAGCGCCACGGCCATCGGCCTGCAGAAGCTTGTGTTCTATTTTACCAATGACCTGATGAATTCCTTCCTGCCCTTGAACCAGGGGCCGGAGTCCGAGCATTCCTACGGGTACTTTTCCTTCCGGTTTCTGTTGTTCTTCACGCAGACAGACGGGTTCTTTCAAAACTTGCTGGCGGACAAGCTGGAGCGCATCAATACGGTGCGGGGCGGCGGCACCTGGTCGATTTTCGTAATGCCCTATGTGGATTTCGGCGCCGTCGGCGCGGCCGTCTATGTTGCGGCTTTGGGGGCGCTCAGCCGTTTCGTGTTCCACAAGGGCGCGGAAAGCGTGTTCTGGGCGGCCGCCTACAGCCATTTCGCCGCCGCCTTTGCCCTGTCCACTCATACGACCTACTTCGCCAATGCGAATTTCACCGCCATTCTGCTGTTCACATGGCTCATAGCCGGGTGGACAAAACGCAAGCCATCGCCACAGGCCCCGCGCCGGGGAAGCCATTTCAAGTTTTCACAGCCCGGGAGCTGA
- a CDS encoding glycosyltransferase, which yields MHIVHILTRLLRAGSEENTIATCLWQARRGHRVTVVHGPDPDPYWQDRFGSLIDFAELPGLLHPIKPLQDFRAVRQMRNLLSGLQPDVIHTHQSKAGIIGRLAAAATPEALVVHGIHIIPFDGVSPLKRALYIASEKIAARRTDLFLAVSRSVGQAYVEAGICGSAEAVYSGMDLSPFRDPDLPQDWPALLGTAAGTRTRPPVVLMLAAFEPRKRHEAFLHAFAKVRADIPDTRILFAGKGPHEAAVRAAAAGLGLEKNVVFCGFRTDPEALIALADLCVLTSEREGLPRVVVQYIAAGRPVIVADLPGIEEIVADGVNGLVSDPDVMEDTAAKLRDLLLDRAALQHLAQGARATDVSDWELDRLGARTTEHYYRAMAAKHASVPDAEAAR from the coding sequence ATGCATATTGTTCACATATTGACCCGCCTGCTCCGCGCAGGCTCCGAAGAAAATACAATCGCAACGTGCCTCTGGCAGGCCCGCCGCGGCCATCGTGTCACCGTTGTTCACGGCCCGGATCCCGATCCGTACTGGCAGGACAGATTCGGCAGCCTGATTGATTTTGCCGAGCTGCCGGGGCTGCTGCATCCCATCAAGCCGCTGCAGGATTTCCGCGCCGTACGGCAGATGAGGAATTTGCTGAGCGGCCTGCAGCCGGATGTCATCCACACGCACCAAAGCAAGGCCGGCATCATTGGCCGGCTGGCCGCAGCGGCCACCCCGGAGGCGCTGGTTGTGCATGGCATCCACATCATTCCCTTCGACGGGGTCAGCCCTCTCAAACGAGCGCTTTATATTGCCAGCGAGAAAATCGCCGCCCGGCGCACCGACCTGTTCCTTGCGGTGTCGCGCAGCGTCGGCCAGGCATATGTCGAGGCCGGGATCTGCGGCAGCGCCGAAGCTGTCTACTCGGGCATGGACCTGTCGCCCTTCCGCGATCCCGATCTGCCGCAGGACTGGCCCGCGCTGCTCGGCACGGCGGCGGGAACCCGCACCCGCCCGCCGGTGGTGCTGATGCTGGCTGCCTTCGAGCCGCGCAAGCGCCACGAGGCGTTCCTGCATGCGTTTGCCAAGGTGCGCGCCGACATCCCCGACACCCGCATCCTGTTCGCCGGCAAGGGGCCGCATGAGGCGGCGGTGCGCGCGGCCGCGGCCGGGCTGGGACTGGAAAAGAATGTGGTCTTCTGCGGTTTCCGCACCGACCCGGAGGCGCTGATCGCTCTGGCCGACCTGTGTGTCCTGACCTCGGAGCGCGAGGGGCTGCCGCGGGTGGTGGTGCAGTATATCGCCGCCGGCCGCCCGGTGATCGTGGCCGATCTGCCGGGCATCGAAGAGATCGTGGCGGACGGGGTCAACGGCCTGGTCTCCGATCCCGACGTCATGGAGGATACGGCGGCCAAGCTGCGGGATCTGCTGCTGGACCGGGCCGCGCTGCAGCATCTGGCGCAGGGCGCGCGCGCGACGGATGTCTCCGACTGGGAACTGGACCGCCTCGGCGCCCGCACCACGGAGCACTATTACCGGGCCATGGCGGCAAAACACGCCTCCGTCCCTGATGCGGAGGCCGCCCGATGA
- a CDS encoding glycosyltransferase family 4 protein, with amino-acid sequence MSRRNIHINGRFLVQPVSGVQRYAREVLGALDQRLAQEPQLAARLGPLPVWYPAGAELVAPPDWRVLKPAPLAGRTGHAWEQMTLGLRARKGTLVSLCGSGPLLCRDQVLVIHDANIWAFPDAFPKSYRLFHKTMRPLLARRVRQLATVSRFSAGELGRCLGVPAERFDVIYNSAEHMVTAAGDAAVLSRHGLKAGGYLFAAGNQSPNKNIARLIDALAQLDDVAMPLVVAGGFAPGVAQAGIAASDRVRLLGRVSDAELQSLYSNAAAFLWPSLYEGFGIPPLEAMTLGTAVLSSNSTAMPEVLGDAVEYFDPEDAGDIARSLRSFLARSPAERQTLARAGKLRAEQYSWAASADRLLGHIL; translated from the coding sequence ATGAGCCGCCGGAACATTCACATCAACGGCCGCTTCCTGGTGCAGCCGGTCTCCGGCGTGCAGCGCTATGCGCGGGAAGTGCTTGGCGCGCTCGACCAGAGGCTGGCGCAGGAGCCGCAGCTGGCTGCGCGCCTCGGCCCGCTGCCGGTCTGGTACCCGGCCGGGGCGGAGCTGGTTGCGCCGCCGGACTGGCGCGTTCTGAAACCCGCGCCGCTGGCGGGCAGAACAGGTCACGCCTGGGAGCAGATGACGCTGGGACTGCGTGCCCGCAAGGGCACCCTGGTCAGCCTCTGCGGCTCCGGCCCGCTGCTCTGCCGCGATCAGGTCCTGGTGATTCACGACGCCAACATCTGGGCTTTCCCCGACGCGTTCCCGAAAAGCTACCGGCTGTTCCACAAGACCATGCGGCCGCTGCTGGCCCGGCGGGTGCGGCAGCTGGCCACCGTCAGCCGTTTCTCCGCCGGCGAGCTGGGCCGCTGCCTGGGGGTGCCCGCGGAACGCTTTGACGTTATCTACAACAGCGCCGAACACATGGTCACGGCGGCGGGCGACGCGGCGGTGCTGTCCCGGCACGGGCTGAAGGCCGGCGGCTATCTCTTTGCGGCCGGCAACCAGAGCCCCAACAAGAACATCGCCCGGTTGATCGACGCCCTGGCACAGCTGGACGACGTGGCAATGCCGTTGGTGGTGGCGGGCGGTTTCGCGCCCGGCGTCGCCCAGGCCGGCATCGCCGCCTCGGACCGCGTCCGGCTGCTGGGCCGGGTTTCGGACGCCGAGCTGCAGAGCCTTTACAGCAATGCCGCAGCCTTCCTGTGGCCATCGCTTTACGAGGGGTTCGGCATTCCGCCGCTGGAGGCGATGACACTCGGCACTGCGGTGCTGTCCTCCAACAGCACCGCCATGCCCGAAGTGCTGGGCGATGCGGTTGAGTATTTCGATCCCGAAGACGCGGGCGATATCGCGCGCAGCCTGCGCAGCTTCCTGGCCCGCAGCCCGGCGGAGCGGCAAACGCTTGCCAGGGCCGGAAAACTGCGGGCAGAACAGTACTCCTGGGCCGCCAGTGCAGACCGGCTGCTGGGGCATATTCTTTGA
- a CDS encoding sulfotransferase family protein — protein sequence MTGDTTLPALQDPLLVVGCQRSGTTLLRTILNAHSGLAVGYECDFFQALAGTYGQTRDIREHLDRFLADLMAVTRFEFWEIAPEDIRAVFGTMQAPVGFADAIRLVCEAYRRKHKPGAVRCGVKNPNSIEHLAAYWTLFPRGQVVHIIRDPRAVLASEKKKLTRRDGRFNSLLNTIRVARRWNKAVRAQARAGADSRLLVLRYHDLVTGTEDSLRALCAGLELPFDPQMLDYYKGTDTPRQELWQHALTKAPPSPERLSAYLGELTGTEIACINFLCRAHLGQYSDGRRTGYRLMAVLPSLALGGVQWALAGVPRKLAHLLRESLRKKAA from the coding sequence ATGACCGGCGACACCACACTGCCCGCCCTTCAAGATCCGCTTCTGGTCGTGGGCTGCCAGCGCTCCGGCACCACGCTGCTGCGCACCATCCTGAATGCCCATTCCGGGCTGGCGGTGGGATATGAGTGCGACTTTTTCCAGGCCCTGGCCGGAACCTATGGGCAGACCCGGGACATCCGGGAGCATCTGGACCGCTTCCTCGCCGATCTCATGGCCGTCACCCGGTTCGAATTCTGGGAGATCGCACCGGAGGATATCCGCGCCGTTTTCGGGACCATGCAGGCGCCGGTCGGATTTGCCGATGCCATCCGGCTTGTCTGTGAAGCCTACCGGCGCAAGCACAAGCCCGGGGCCGTCCGTTGCGGGGTCAAGAACCCCAATTCGATCGAGCATCTGGCGGCCTATTGGACGCTGTTCCCGCGCGGCCAGGTAGTGCATATCATCCGCGACCCGCGCGCGGTGCTGGCCTCGGAAAAGAAGAAGCTCACCAGGCGCGACGGCCGCTTCAACAGTCTGCTCAACACCATCCGCGTTGCCCGGCGCTGGAACAAGGCGGTGCGGGCCCAGGCGCGCGCCGGCGCCGACAGCCGGCTGCTGGTGCTGCGCTACCATGATCTGGTCACTGGCACCGAAGACAGCCTGCGGGCGCTCTGTGCCGGGCTGGAGCTGCCGTTCGATCCGCAAATGCTGGACTATTACAAGGGGACGGATACGCCCCGCCAGGAACTGTGGCAGCACGCCCTGACCAAGGCCCCGCCCAGCCCGGAGCGCCTGTCCGCCTACCTCGGCGAGCTGACGGGCACGGAGATCGCCTGCATCAACTTCCTGTGCCGGGCGCATCTGGGACAGTATTCCGACGGCCGGCGCACGGGTTACCGGCTGATGGCGGTGCTGCCCAGCCTGGCGCTGGGCGGGGTCCAATGGGCTCTGGCGGGCGTCCCGCGCAAACTGGCCCATCTTCTGCGCGAGTCCTTGCGGAAAAAGGCCGCGTGA
- a CDS encoding sulfotransferase, whose product MMHRSLMRSNPARHRWLAVTGAPRSGTSYFGEILALDRRVNSLIEPFNPDAGIPAVTERYMYGSDPAAMPAPDREILDRLFRYEFTLKTVHGKRDKLPETIFKTLFFGGNQLALMKARLNARAEYSLIKDPIAVFLSEALYRMREMDIFFLVRHPVSFVGSLKRLGWNFTVAPLTGKKDLCAAFLPELMDADPASLSWAEHAAYIWLAIGRQMEHLLAQGIPAIPVFHEQISTDPVAHYERIYRHLGLDWTPRTRNHVIATSTASGKAGARTGVVHDFFRDSSSIFQHSIAQLDAGEAATVARVTAPLLERWYTGAGTAELSETGRLLHMRNC is encoded by the coding sequence ATGATGCACCGCAGCTTGATGCGTAGCAACCCGGCCCGCCACCGCTGGCTGGCGGTGACCGGTGCCCCGCGAAGCGGGACCAGTTATTTCGGCGAGATCCTGGCGCTGGACCGCCGGGTCAACAGCCTGATTGAGCCTTTCAATCCTGATGCGGGCATTCCGGCCGTGACCGAGCGCTACATGTACGGATCGGACCCCGCCGCGATGCCCGCGCCGGACCGGGAGATCCTGGACCGGCTTTTCCGCTATGAGTTCACCCTCAAGACGGTTCACGGCAAGCGGGACAAGCTGCCGGAGACGATCTTCAAGACGCTGTTCTTCGGCGGCAACCAATTGGCCCTGATGAAAGCCCGCCTGAACGCGCGCGCGGAGTATTCGCTGATCAAGGATCCTATTGCCGTCTTCCTGTCGGAAGCGCTCTACCGCATGCGCGAGATGGATATCTTCTTCCTGGTCCGGCATCCGGTGTCCTTCGTCGGCAGCCTCAAGCGTCTGGGGTGGAATTTCACCGTGGCTCCCCTGACCGGGAAGAAGGACCTGTGTGCCGCCTTCCTGCCGGAACTGATGGACGCCGATCCGGCCAGTCTCAGCTGGGCCGAACATGCCGCCTACATCTGGCTGGCCATCGGACGGCAGATGGAACACCTGCTGGCGCAGGGCATTCCCGCCATTCCTGTGTTTCATGAACAGATCTCCACCGATCCGGTAGCGCACTATGAACGGATCTACCGCCATCTCGGACTGGATTGGACGCCCCGGACGCGCAATCATGTCATTGCCACTTCCACGGCCTCGGGCAAGGCGGGTGCCAGGACCGGGGTCGTGCACGACTTTTTCCGGGATTCCTCTTCCATTTTCCAGCACAGCATTGCGCAGTTGGATGCCGGGGAGGCCGCCACCGTTGCCCGGGTGACGGCGCCGCTGCTGGAGCGCTGGTACACCGGGGCCGGCACGGCAGAGCTGTCAGAAACGGGCCGGCTGCTGCATATGCGGAACTGCTGA